The following proteins are co-located in the Aquarana catesbeiana isolate 2022-GZ linkage group LG02, ASM4218655v1, whole genome shotgun sequence genome:
- the LOC141126646 gene encoding ecto-ADP-ribosyltransferase 5-like: MRFPAGILFTLWLIFGIQQTQAVYLNMSDMAFDDQYEGCIGEMENNISSLLAKEKQADPEFSSTWDAAEKRWKTKKPSVPSGFRDEYGIAIMAYSNKTSNLYSNFNSAVRNYSSRDTFHYHSLHFLMTRAVVLLRSSCRWSPRSVYRGMKGIYFEPKEIGVKVRFGQFSSSSTNQKVAEGFGNDTFFTFTSCFGAQIKKYSLYPGEEEVLIPVDEVFTVTNFTKQEGKNRFVLKTTKTRCHYYNCDYLNKGGKSSICVPSRGTRMYSSLVVIALLLCQFFIFK, encoded by the exons ATGAGATTCCCTGCGGGTATACTGTTTACTCTCTGGCTGATATTTGGGATTCAGCAGACACAAGCG GTTTACCTAAATATGAGTGACATGGCGTTTGATGATCAGTACGAAGGCTGCATAGGAGAGATGGAAAATAATATAAGTTCACTACTTGCTAAAGAAAAACAAGCTGACCCAGAATTTAGTAGCACTTGGGATGCAGCTGAAAAGAGATGGAAAACCAAGAAACCGAGTGTACCGAGTGGCTTTCGGGATGAGTACGGCATTGCCATCATGGCTTATTCCAACAAAACCAGCAACCTTTATTCGAATTTCAACAGCGCAGTGAGAAATTATAGCAGCAGGGACACGTTCCATTACCATTCTCTGCATTTCTTGATGACACGAGCTGTAGTGCTACTCAGGTCGAGCTGTAGGTGGTCACCACGGTCGGTATACAGAGGGATGAAAGGGATATATTTTGAACCTAAAGAAATAGGAGTAAAAGTCAGATTTGGCCAGTTTTCCTCTTCATCCACCAACCAGAAAGTAGCGGAGGGCTTTGGAAATGACACGTTCTTCACCTTCACCAGCTGCTTCGGTGCTCAGATCAAAAAATATTCCCTTTATCCAGGCGAAGAGGAGGTTCTGATACCAGTAGATGAGGTTTTCACAGTGACCAACTTTACAAAGCAGGAAGGTAAAAACAGATTTGTCCTGAAAACGACAAAAACAAGATGTCACTACTACAACTGTGACTACCTAAACAAAG GAGGAAAATCCAGCatatgtgtgcccagcagag GGACCCGGATGTATTCATCCCTGGTTGTGATAGCTCTTCTACTCTGCCAATTTTTCATCTTTAAATGA